The Deinococcus metalli genome includes a region encoding these proteins:
- a CDS encoding ABC transporter ATP-binding protein, with protein sequence MRDVIERHAEQTARLAPALVCGQDLTRDFQVDLQTVHALHSVSVEVQPGDRIALLGTSGSGKSTLLHLLGALDTPTSGTLSWPALGAPDTLRPGLVSFVFQAQSLLPSLSALENVALPLILNGQDTQSALHEAQDWLERVDLGALAAQLPEELSGGQAQRVAVARALVTRPRLILADEPTGQLDSVTAQHVMDVLLSGLKPGAALVLATHDPAVAARLTYTWHLRDGQLALVTRRPGSRA encoded by the coding sequence ATGCGTGACGTGATCGAGCGGCACGCCGAGCAGACCGCCCGCCTGGCCCCGGCCCTGGTCTGCGGCCAGGATCTGACGCGAGACTTTCAGGTGGATCTCCAGACCGTCCACGCCCTCCACAGCGTCTCCGTCGAGGTGCAACCCGGCGACCGCATCGCGCTGCTGGGCACTTCAGGCAGTGGCAAGAGTACCCTCCTGCACCTGCTGGGCGCGCTCGATACCCCCACCTCGGGCACGCTGTCGTGGCCGGCTCTGGGGGCACCGGACACGCTGCGGCCCGGCCTGGTGTCCTTCGTGTTTCAGGCGCAAAGCCTGCTGCCGTCCCTGAGCGCGCTGGAGAACGTGGCCCTGCCGCTGATCCTGAACGGTCAGGACACCCAGAGCGCCCTGCATGAAGCTCAGGACTGGCTGGAGCGCGTGGATCTTGGGGCGCTGGCCGCACAGCTCCCCGAGGAATTGTCCGGTGGGCAGGCGCAACGGGTGGCGGTGGCCCGCGCCCTCGTCACGCGTCCGCGCCTGATCCTGGCCGATGAGCCGACCGGACAGCTGGACTCCGTGACCGCGCAGCACGTGATGGACGTGCTGCTGTCTGGCCTGAAGCCCGGCGCGGCGCTGGTGCTGGCCACGCATGATCCGGCGGTCGCGGCCCGTCTGACGTACACCTGGCATCTGCGCGATGGCCAGCTGGCACTGGTCACCCGCCGCCCCGGGAGCCGCGCATGA
- a CDS encoding ABC transporter ATP-binding protein, with the protein MTLLSATDLYRFYHVGDDETRALRGVSLELRPGELTVLLGSSGSGKSTLLACLAGLDDPDGGRIEVGGERLSRQPEAHRARLRAAHLGVMLQSGNLIPHLTVLDNALVTGTLLGRPDTARAHALLGQVGLGQRLHAYPSQLSGGETARAALVAALAHGPQILLADEPTAEVDAATEGWMTDVIGEFVHTQGRAALIATHSLRLAGRADRVLHLKDGRWTDA; encoded by the coding sequence ATGACCCTCTTGAGCGCGACCGATCTGTACCGCTTCTACCACGTGGGGGACGATGAAACCCGTGCCCTGCGCGGCGTGAGCCTGGAGCTGCGACCGGGCGAACTGACCGTGCTGCTGGGTTCTTCCGGCAGTGGGAAGAGCACCCTGCTGGCCTGCCTGGCCGGCCTGGACGACCCGGATGGGGGGCGGATCGAGGTCGGTGGAGAACGACTCTCACGGCAACCGGAGGCGCACCGGGCCCGGCTGCGCGCCGCGCACCTGGGCGTGATGCTGCAGAGCGGCAACCTGATCCCCCACCTGACGGTGCTGGACAACGCCCTGGTGACGGGCACGCTGCTCGGGCGGCCTGACACCGCGCGGGCGCATGCCCTGCTCGGTCAGGTGGGGCTGGGACAGCGTCTGCACGCCTACCCTTCCCAGCTGTCTGGTGGGGAGACGGCGCGGGCCGCGCTGGTCGCCGCCCTGGCGCACGGCCCCCAGATCCTGTTGGCCGATGAGCCGACCGCTGAGGTGGACGCCGCAACCGAAGGCTGGATGACCGACGTGATCGGCGAGTTCGTGCACACCCAGGGCCGCGCCGCGTTGATCGCCACGCACAGCCTCCGCCTGGCCGGGCGGGCCGACCGGGTGCTGCACCTGAAAGATGGACGGTGGACGGATGCGTGA
- a CDS encoding DedA family protein: protein MFDLPHLIQSVSYAGIFGMVFAESGLLAGFFLPGDSLLITAGLLAKQGTLNLPGLMLAVAAGAILGDSVGYAIGRRFGPGVFNRPDSRLLRPEYVQRTQAFFDRHGSRALILARFVPVVRTIAPTMAGVGGMSYPKFLTYNVIGGLLWALSVPLLGYALGGLIPNLDRYILLLVGVVVLLSFIPVALEVRRVRATAK from the coding sequence ATGTTCGATCTCCCGCACCTGATCCAGAGTGTTTCCTACGCCGGCATCTTCGGCATGGTCTTCGCCGAGTCCGGCCTGCTGGCCGGCTTTTTCCTGCCCGGCGACAGCCTGCTGATCACGGCGGGCCTGCTCGCCAAACAGGGCACGCTGAACCTGCCGGGACTGATGCTTGCTGTGGCCGCTGGCGCCATCCTGGGAGACAGTGTCGGGTACGCCATCGGCCGGAGGTTCGGTCCAGGCGTCTTCAACCGTCCGGACAGTCGTCTGCTGCGGCCCGAGTACGTGCAGCGCACTCAGGCGTTCTTCGACCGGCATGGGAGTCGGGCGCTGATTCTGGCGCGCTTCGTGCCGGTGGTGCGCACCATCGCCCCGACCATGGCCGGGGTAGGTGGCATGTCCTACCCGAAGTTCCTGACCTACAACGTGATCGGGGGCCTGCTGTGGGCATTGAGTGTGCCGCTGCTCGGGTACGCGTTGGGTGGCCTGATTCCCAACCTCGACCGGTACATCCTGCTGCTCGTCGGCGTGGTGGTGCTGCTGAGCTTCATTCCCGTGGCCCTGGAAGTGCGCCGGGTCCGGGCGACCGCCAAGTAA
- a CDS encoding COG4705 family protein: MTSALSAQAPSLRTLISKVPEVTAFFWSIKVLATTVGETAADDLNTTLKLGLSGTTLVMGALLIAVLIAQFRSTRYVPGIYWTAIVLISVVGTLITDNLTDNLGVSLWTSSAIFAVALALTFFAWWRREGTLSIHSIFTARREAFYWLAVLFTFALGTATGDLVAEQLQLGYFVSVGLFAGLIVLAALAHVYLKLDGILTFWIVYILTRPLGASIGDSLSQAKADGGLGLGTTATSGIFLLAILGVVSYLAVTRRDQVALAPTDIEAA; the protein is encoded by the coding sequence GTGACCTCCGCCCTCAGCGCCCAGGCCCCGTCGCTGCGCACCCTGATCAGCAAGGTGCCGGAGGTCACGGCCTTCTTCTGGAGCATCAAGGTGCTCGCCACCACCGTCGGTGAAACCGCTGCCGACGACCTCAACACCACCCTCAAGCTCGGTCTGAGCGGCACCACCCTGGTCATGGGCGCCCTCCTGATCGCCGTCCTCATCGCACAGTTCCGCTCCACCCGCTACGTTCCCGGCATCTACTGGACGGCCATCGTGCTGATCAGCGTGGTCGGCACCCTGATCACCGACAACCTGACCGACAACCTGGGCGTCAGCCTGTGGACGAGCAGCGCCATCTTCGCCGTGGCCCTGGCGCTCACCTTCTTCGCGTGGTGGCGGCGCGAGGGCACCCTGTCGATCCACTCGATCTTCACGGCGCGGCGCGAAGCCTTCTACTGGCTGGCGGTGCTGTTCACCTTCGCCCTGGGCACCGCGACCGGCGACCTGGTGGCCGAGCAGTTGCAACTCGGGTACTTCGTATCGGTGGGGCTGTTCGCCGGCCTGATCGTCCTCGCGGCCCTGGCCCACGTTTACCTGAAACTCGACGGCATCCTGACGTTCTGGATCGTGTACATCCTGACCCGGCCGCTGGGCGCGTCCATCGGCGACTCGCTGTCGCAGGCGAAGGCCGATGGCGGGCTGGGCCTGGGCACCACGGCCACCAGCGGGATCTTCCTGCTGGCCATCCTGGGCGTCGTGAGCTACCTCGCCGTGACGCGCCGCGATCAGGTGGCGCTCGCGCCGACAGACATCGAAGCGGCCTGA